The Mycobacteriales bacterium genome has a window encoding:
- a CDS encoding shikimate dehydrogenase, which yields MKAAVVGHPIDHSLSPVVWRAAYDALGLDGWTYDALDTDVAGLTRLVHQGGYAGLSVTMPLKHTAAKLVDRQVGRTAGAVNTIVFTEDGTEGHNTDVDGVAAALRAVRPEGPGNVVILGAGGSAAAAVLASIAAHAASITLVARNAGPANDLRERTGRIARFEPWTHARDVLATADVVVNATPRFAADELAQGWGGAPLVDVLYDPWPTPLARAAEAGGHPVAGGLDVLVHQAVRQIELVTGQRPDPEPLLAAGRAELARRG from the coding sequence GTGAAGGCAGCAGTCGTGGGCCACCCGATCGACCACTCGCTCTCGCCGGTCGTGTGGCGGGCGGCGTACGACGCGCTCGGCCTCGACGGCTGGACGTACGACGCGCTGGACACCGACGTCGCCGGGCTCACCCGGCTGGTCCACCAGGGCGGGTACGCCGGGTTGTCGGTGACGATGCCGTTGAAGCACACCGCGGCGAAGCTGGTCGACCGCCAGGTCGGCCGGACCGCCGGCGCGGTCAACACCATCGTGTTCACCGAGGACGGCACCGAGGGCCACAACACCGACGTCGACGGCGTCGCCGCCGCGCTGCGCGCCGTCCGCCCCGAGGGGCCGGGCAACGTCGTCATCCTCGGCGCCGGCGGCAGCGCCGCGGCCGCCGTGCTCGCGTCGATCGCCGCGCACGCGGCGTCGATCACGCTCGTCGCCCGCAACGCCGGCCCGGCCAACGACCTGCGCGAGCGCACCGGGCGGATCGCGCGGTTCGAGCCGTGGACGCACGCGCGCGACGTGCTCGCGACCGCCGACGTCGTCGTCAACGCCACGCCGCGGTTCGCGGCGGACGAGCTCGCCCAGGGCTGGGGTGGCGCGCCGCTCGTGGACGTCCTGTACGACCCGTGGCCGACGCCGCTGGCGCGCGCCGCGGAGGCGGGCGGGCACCCGGTGGCGGGCGGGCTGGACGTGCTCGTGCACCAGGCGGTGCGCCAGATCGAGCTGGTGACGGGGCAGCGGCCGGACCCGGAGCCGCTGCTCGCGGCGGGCCGGGCGGAGCTGGCGCGGAGGGGATAG
- a CDS encoding roadblock/LC7 domain-containing protein, which produces MGNESRAVRLDRAIRELLTQTAEIEAAAVVSFDGLPMASALPAGMDEDRVAAMSAALLSLGERATVGLGRGELNQVFIEGEEGTVFLVSADNEAVLVAVAAKGAKTGMMLYEVKRTAAAVADVLRADEPPAAAVAEQSEQEAFDALAALTESAPPYAPMGSLPESNGSSWA; this is translated from the coding sequence ATGGGGAACGAATCGCGGGCGGTACGGCTGGACCGGGCCATCCGGGAGCTGCTGACGCAGACCGCGGAGATCGAGGCCGCGGCCGTGGTGTCGTTCGACGGCCTCCCGATGGCCTCGGCGCTCCCGGCCGGGATGGACGAGGACCGGGTCGCCGCGATGAGCGCCGCGCTCCTGTCGCTGGGCGAGCGCGCGACCGTCGGCCTCGGCCGCGGCGAGCTCAACCAGGTGTTCATCGAGGGCGAGGAGGGGACCGTCTTCCTCGTCTCCGCCGACAACGAGGCGGTGCTCGTCGCCGTCGCCGCCAAGGGCGCGAAGACCGGCATGATGCTCTACGAGGTGAAGCGCACCGCCGCGGCGGTCGCCGACGTGCTCCGTGCCGACGAGCCGCCCGCCGCGGCCGTGGCGGAGCAGAGCGAGCAGGAGGCGTTCGACGCCCTCGCCGCACTGACCGAGTCCGCCCCGCCGTACGCCCCCATGGGGTCGCTGCCCGAGAGCAACGGCTCGTCCTGGGCGTGA
- a CDS encoding DUF4388 domain-containing protein, whose amino-acid sequence MTLEGSLDAFSLPDIFQLLSFTKKTGALRITGPAAQGVVHFATGSVTGAASDVHRQALARRLVGAGLLDDAQLAQAIEAVANDPALGIGKAAHDAGLVDDGVLHEHVVEQATDAVFDLLRWTRGDFAFVSNEPNPDDLGVSLNVEEVITEGRRRLEEWESLTKAVPAPDAVVSVVLKPASDDTAVTADEWSVLALADGRRTVADLVRLTGRGEFATVKTLAGLVDRRLVAVRRGDDGNDSVAALLRRQRELSALEGRPEPAEPDPEPEPAPAVAERPRPEVVPDVVPQRPEPMVARKPEFPEEPVSLPGARRPASAVRTTTETEGSAAVATETVSPLIERDPSVNKSLLLRLIAGVRGL is encoded by the coding sequence ATGACACTCGAAGGCTCGCTCGACGCGTTCAGCCTGCCCGACATCTTCCAGCTCCTGTCGTTCACCAAGAAGACCGGGGCGCTGCGGATCACGGGCCCGGCGGCGCAGGGCGTCGTCCACTTCGCGACCGGCTCGGTGACCGGCGCCGCGTCCGACGTGCACCGGCAGGCCCTGGCCCGCCGCCTCGTCGGCGCCGGCCTGCTGGACGACGCGCAGCTCGCCCAGGCGATCGAGGCCGTGGCGAACGACCCCGCGCTCGGCATCGGCAAGGCCGCGCACGACGCCGGCCTGGTCGACGACGGCGTGCTGCACGAGCACGTCGTGGAGCAGGCGACCGACGCGGTGTTCGACCTGCTGCGCTGGACGCGCGGCGACTTCGCGTTCGTCTCCAACGAGCCGAACCCCGACGACCTGGGCGTCTCGCTCAACGTCGAGGAGGTCATCACCGAGGGCCGCCGCCGGCTCGAGGAGTGGGAGTCGCTGACCAAGGCGGTGCCCGCGCCGGACGCCGTCGTGAGCGTCGTCCTCAAGCCCGCCTCCGACGACACCGCCGTGACCGCCGACGAGTGGTCGGTGCTGGCGCTGGCCGACGGCCGGCGCACCGTCGCCGACCTGGTGCGGCTCACCGGCCGCGGCGAGTTCGCGACGGTCAAGACGCTGGCCGGCCTGGTCGACCGCCGCCTCGTCGCGGTCCGCCGCGGCGACGACGGCAACGACTCGGTGGCCGCGCTGCTGCGCCGCCAGCGGGAGCTGAGCGCGCTGGAGGGCCGCCCCGAGCCGGCCGAGCCCGACCCGGAGCCCGAGCCCGCGCCGGCCGTGGCCGAGCGTCCCCGACCGGAGGTCGTGCCGGACGTCGTGCCGCAACGCCCCGAGCCGATGGTCGCGCGCAAGCCGGAGTTCCCCGAGGAGCCCGTGTCGCTGCCCGGCGCGCGCCGCCCGGCGTCGGCCGTGCGGACCACGACCGAGACGGAGGGGTCGGCCGCCGTGGCGACCGAGACCGTGTCGCCGCTCATCGAGCGCGACCCGAGCGTGAACAAGAGCCTGCTGCTGCGTCTCATCGCCGGTGTGAGGGGGTTGTAG
- a CDS encoding ATP/GTP-binding protein, giving the protein MAARKKLNAGKKIVVTGPFAAGKTTLIRTISEITVLSTEKDITDDTRSRKTETTVAMDFGRITIDRDLVLYLFGTPGQERFDFMWEILGEGMLGYVLMLDSTRPESAEEARTILEAFRRMARVPFVVALNRSHGIDPAEEARVREILDVDPDVPVVPCDATDRESVKAVLLALLYAVLDSLDAEPARA; this is encoded by the coding sequence GTGGCCGCCCGCAAGAAGCTCAACGCCGGCAAGAAGATCGTGGTGACCGGGCCGTTCGCGGCCGGCAAGACCACGCTCATCCGCACCATCAGCGAGATCACCGTGCTGTCGACCGAGAAGGACATCACCGACGACACCCGGTCCCGCAAGACCGAGACGACCGTCGCGATGGACTTCGGCCGCATCACGATCGACCGCGACCTCGTGCTCTACCTGTTCGGCACGCCCGGCCAGGAACGCTTCGACTTCATGTGGGAGATCCTCGGCGAGGGGATGCTCGGCTACGTCCTCATGCTCGACTCCACCCGACCGGAGTCGGCGGAGGAGGCGCGGACCATCCTGGAGGCGTTCCGCCGGATGGCGCGGGTGCCGTTCGTCGTCGCCCTGAACCGCTCGCACGGCATCGACCCGGCCGAGGAGGCGCGGGTCCGCGAGATCCTCGACGTCGACCCGGACGTGCCGGTCGTGCCGTGCGACGCGACCGACCGGGAGAGCGTGAAGGCCGTCCTGCTCGCGCTGCTCTACGCCGTCCTCGACTCCCTCGACGCCGAACCCGCCCGGGCCTGA
- a CDS encoding glycosyltransferase, translating to MQHAPPPVAVVVPTWNGRDLLRDCLRALAAQDVPAAEVVVVDNGSTDGTRELLAAEFPDVRLVAFDRNSGFAPAVNAGIRATSTPWVALLNNDALPDPDWLGTLAREAAAAGERTAFLTSKIVSLDGTLLDSAGDYLDNSLAAGQRGHREPDDGRYDAPEEVFSGCGGATLYRRSALDALGGFDERFFAYYEDVDLSFRARLAGLTGLYVPTARVRHHVSATSARQPGMKRYLSTRNSWFLVGKNVPGPVLRAQLPNLLLRQVLWLVSAAREGELAAALRGHLAALRALPWLLARRREIQRGAVLRPEEVAAWLRPARMKERVGEVALKGLGWGDALAPGAPFNPDAAARYDVAVRVVEATDPKRVLEVGSGTGGLAEYARPPLLVGTDLDFAATSDRDGSGLVPVRASAVALPFADGAFDLVVSMDMLEHVPRPDRARVVAELLRVARPGAVVVCGVPAGRAAERADRWLDALHTARRGEPHPWVREHLDLGLPGRGELVRAFRDVGARKVVVRGNVNVAVWRLMHRVLESDDPGLLARRATLALARRVAVGPYYRTVVEAVR from the coding sequence GTGCAGCACGCGCCCCCGCCGGTCGCCGTCGTCGTCCCGACGTGGAACGGCCGCGACCTGCTGCGCGACTGCCTCCGCGCGCTGGCCGCGCAGGACGTCCCGGCCGCCGAGGTCGTGGTCGTCGACAACGGCTCCACCGACGGCACGCGCGAGCTGCTGGCGGCGGAGTTCCCGGACGTGCGGCTGGTCGCGTTCGACCGCAACAGCGGCTTCGCGCCCGCCGTCAACGCCGGCATCCGCGCGACGAGCACGCCATGGGTCGCCCTGCTCAACAACGACGCCCTGCCCGACCCGGACTGGCTCGGCACCCTCGCGCGCGAGGCGGCCGCGGCGGGGGAGCGGACGGCGTTCCTGACGTCGAAGATCGTCTCGCTGGACGGGACGCTGCTCGACTCGGCCGGCGACTACCTCGACAACAGCCTGGCGGCGGGCCAGCGCGGGCACCGCGAGCCCGACGACGGGCGGTACGACGCGCCGGAGGAGGTGTTCTCCGGCTGCGGCGGCGCCACCCTCTACCGGCGGTCGGCGCTGGACGCGCTCGGCGGCTTCGACGAGCGGTTCTTCGCCTACTACGAGGACGTCGACCTGTCGTTCCGCGCGCGGCTGGCCGGCCTCACCGGCCTTTACGTCCCCACCGCGCGGGTGCGGCACCACGTCAGCGCGACGAGCGCGCGGCAGCCCGGCATGAAGCGGTACCTGTCGACGCGCAACTCGTGGTTCCTCGTCGGCAAGAACGTCCCCGGCCCGGTGCTGCGCGCGCAGCTCCCGAACCTCCTGCTCCGCCAGGTGCTGTGGCTGGTGTCGGCGGCGCGCGAGGGGGAGCTCGCCGCCGCGCTGCGCGGGCACCTCGCCGCGCTGCGGGCGCTGCCGTGGCTGCTCGCCCGGCGCCGGGAGATCCAGCGGGGCGCGGTGCTGCGGCCGGAGGAGGTCGCCGCGTGGCTGCGGCCCGCGCGGATGAAGGAGCGGGTCGGCGAGGTCGCGTTGAAGGGGCTGGGCTGGGGCGACGCGCTCGCGCCCGGGGCGCCGTTCAACCCGGACGCCGCCGCGCGCTACGACGTGGCGGTGCGGGTGGTGGAGGCGACCGACCCGAAGCGCGTGCTCGAGGTCGGCTCCGGCACCGGCGGGCTGGCCGAGTACGCGCGGCCGCCGCTGCTCGTCGGCACCGACCTCGACTTCGCGGCGACGAGCGACCGGGACGGCAGCGGCCTGGTGCCGGTGCGCGCGTCGGCGGTGGCGCTGCCGTTCGCGGACGGGGCGTTCGACCTGGTCGTGTCGATGGACATGCTCGAGCACGTGCCGCGCCCCGACCGCGCGCGCGTGGTCGCGGAGCTGCTGCGCGTGGCGCGGCCGGGTGCCGTCGTCGTCTGCGGCGTCCCGGCCGGACGCGCCGCCGAACGCGCCGACCGCTGGCTGGACGCGCTGCACACCGCGCGGCGGGGCGAGCCGCACCCGTGGGTGCGCGAGCACCTCGACCTCGGCCTGCCAGGGCGCGGCGAGCTGGTGCGGGCGTTCCGCGACGTGGGCGCGCGGAAGGTCGTCGTGCGCGGCAACGTCAACGTCGCCGTGTGGCGGCTGATGCACCGCGTGCTGGAGTCCGACGACCCGGGGCTGCTCGCCCGCCGGGCGACGCTGGCGCTGGCCCGCCGGGTCGCGGTCGGGCCGTACTACCGCACGGTCGTCGAAGCCGTGCGATGA
- a CDS encoding oligosaccharide flippase family protein — MSEVPESGALLVLRSTAWQWAFKAVTLALGFVSISLVTRLLGPGDYGRVGVATTYVGFVVALSDLGLPTIVARDVARAPDALRGHVTTATWGRALLFVPTYALALAVAVPLYRHDPVVLGAIAIGLLMLLPSAVTSTLAAVLQVQARLHVAAALELGARAVTVAATVAVLRNGGGVRGVVVVMVAVTALHCAVVVRLLARHLGGWSAWDGGSFRRLVRAALPLGVAVVLNSLYFRMDTIVLSLLRPAADVGVYVAAYRVMELMLVFPSLFAAAALPLLSRAATGGDRLMPLVAKCLRLVVTILLPLTVVVAVDARRILVLLGGSAFAPGEAAMRVLAFAALVSGLNIVLGLAIVALDRQGRALWLNVGALTLNVVLNLALDRRGGPPVAAALTLGCEALVVVGASLVVRRATGSLPSVPYLGRLLVCAAAAAGVLALLPGGLGVVPRGLAVGVAYAGLLLMTRAVTVEDVRLLRAAA; from the coding sequence ATGAGCGAGGTGCCGGAGTCCGGCGCGCTGCTCGTGCTGCGGAGCACGGCGTGGCAGTGGGCGTTCAAGGCGGTCACGCTCGCGCTCGGGTTCGTGTCCATCTCGCTCGTCACGCGGCTGCTCGGCCCCGGCGACTACGGGCGGGTCGGCGTCGCGACGACCTACGTCGGGTTCGTCGTCGCGCTGTCCGACCTCGGGCTGCCGACCATCGTCGCGCGCGACGTGGCCCGCGCGCCGGACGCGCTGCGCGGGCACGTGACGACCGCGACGTGGGGCCGCGCTCTGCTGTTCGTGCCGACGTACGCGCTCGCGCTCGCGGTGGCGGTGCCGCTGTACCGGCACGACCCGGTGGTGCTCGGCGCGATCGCGATCGGCCTGCTCATGCTGCTGCCGAGCGCGGTCACGTCGACGCTGGCGGCGGTGCTCCAGGTGCAGGCGCGGCTGCACGTCGCCGCCGCGCTGGAGCTGGGCGCGCGGGCGGTCACCGTCGCCGCCACGGTCGCCGTGCTGCGCAACGGCGGCGGCGTGCGCGGCGTCGTCGTCGTCATGGTGGCCGTCACGGCGCTGCACTGCGCGGTCGTCGTGCGGCTGCTGGCCCGCCACCTCGGCGGGTGGTCGGCGTGGGACGGCGGGTCGTTCCGCCGGCTGGTGCGGGCGGCGTTGCCGCTCGGGGTCGCCGTGGTGCTGAACTCCCTCTACTTCCGGATGGACACCATCGTCCTGTCGCTGCTGCGGCCGGCCGCCGACGTCGGCGTCTACGTCGCGGCGTACCGCGTGATGGAGCTGATGCTGGTCTTCCCGTCGCTGTTCGCGGCGGCGGCGCTGCCGCTGCTGTCGCGCGCCGCGACCGGCGGCGACCGGCTGATGCCGCTCGTCGCGAAGTGCCTGCGGCTCGTCGTGACGATCCTGCTGCCGCTCACCGTCGTCGTCGCGGTCGACGCCCGGCGCATCCTCGTGCTGCTGGGCGGCAGCGCGTTCGCGCCGGGCGAGGCGGCGATGCGGGTGCTCGCGTTCGCGGCGCTGGTGAGCGGGCTCAACATCGTGCTCGGGCTGGCGATCGTCGCGCTGGACCGGCAGGGCCGCGCGCTGTGGCTCAACGTCGGCGCCCTCACCCTCAACGTCGTCCTCAACCTGGCGCTGGACCGGCGCGGCGGGCCGCCGGTCGCCGCCGCGCTCACGCTCGGCTGCGAGGCGCTGGTCGTCGTGGGCGCGTCGCTGGTGGTGCGGCGGGCGACCGGCTCGCTGCCGTCGGTGCCGTACCTCGGCCGGCTGCTGGTCTGCGCGGCGGCCGCCGCGGGCGTGCTGGCCCTGCTGCCGGGCGGGCTCGGAGTGGTGCCGCGCGGGCTCGCCGTCGGTGTCGCGTACGCCGGGCTGCTGCTAATGACCCGGGCGGTCACCGTCGAGGACGTGCGGCTGCTGCGGGCGGCGGCATGA
- a CDS encoding glycosyltransferase — MTRWGASLVLFHTDPALAARCVAALRAQDPPPERVHVVCNDDAAGAGAADLAGVTVEAHAANLGYAGGHNAALAALFAAGLDAVLVVNPDAVPAPDAVARLAAFTGDRAVLAGPLLELLRPDGTPEGLVDSAGIRWTASARHLDARQGSPLANAPVAPAEVAGISGACLWVTRAAYERVVAASGEFFDEEFVAYREDAELGFRARLLGVPSWLVPDARVGHGRALRGTTRAVAPHVNRLGVQNRFLIAFKYGRRRPGRLPAALARDAVVVAAVLLRERSSLPGLRRAWALRGTQRAKGRRVLAASAERAAAAPTLDA; from the coding sequence ATGACCCGCTGGGGCGCGTCGCTCGTGCTGTTCCACACCGACCCCGCGCTGGCCGCGCGCTGCGTCGCCGCGCTGCGCGCGCAGGATCCGCCGCCGGAGCGGGTGCACGTCGTGTGCAACGACGACGCGGCCGGCGCCGGCGCGGCCGACCTGGCCGGCGTCACCGTCGAGGCGCACGCCGCGAACCTCGGCTACGCCGGCGGCCACAACGCCGCCCTGGCCGCGCTGTTCGCGGCCGGCCTGGACGCGGTGCTCGTCGTCAACCCGGACGCCGTACCGGCGCCGGACGCGGTCGCCCGGCTCGCGGCGTTCACCGGCGACCGGGCGGTGCTGGCCGGGCCGCTGCTGGAGCTGCTCCGCCCGGACGGCACGCCGGAGGGGCTGGTCGACAGCGCCGGCATCCGCTGGACCGCCTCGGCCCGGCACCTCGACGCGCGGCAGGGGTCGCCGCTGGCGAACGCCCCGGTCGCGCCGGCCGAGGTCGCCGGCATCTCCGGCGCCTGCCTCTGGGTGACCCGGGCCGCGTACGAGCGGGTCGTGGCGGCGTCGGGGGAGTTCTTCGACGAGGAGTTCGTCGCCTACCGCGAGGACGCCGAGCTCGGCTTCCGCGCGCGGCTGCTCGGCGTGCCGTCCTGGCTGGTCCCGGACGCCCGGGTGGGGCACGGCCGCGCGCTGCGCGGCACCACCCGCGCCGTCGCGCCGCACGTCAACCGGCTCGGCGTGCAGAACCGCTTCCTCATCGCGTTCAAGTACGGCCGCCGCCGCCCCGGCCGGCTGCCCGCCGCGCTGGCCCGCGACGCCGTCGTGGTCGCCGCCGTGCTGCTGCGCGAACGCTCCTCGCTGCCCGGCCTGCGCCGCGCCTGGGCGCTGCGCGGGACGCAGCGCGCCAAGGGCCGCCGCGTCCTCGCCGCCTCCGCGGAGCGTGCCGCCGCAGCCCCTACGCTCGACGCGTGA